From the Balearica regulorum gibbericeps isolate bBalReg1 chromosome 4, bBalReg1.pri, whole genome shotgun sequence genome, one window contains:
- the ARL9 gene encoding ADP-ribosylation factor-like protein 9 isoform X1: MGTRLRPAALWGAALAVAGGAAVAAWTWARLRRRAAPPAARSAAADQGKGHSKQILVLGLDGAGKTSVLHSLATNRVKRSVAPTEGFNAICVNTEESQMEFLEIGGSESLRSYWKMYLPKVLLLIYVVDSADHARLPVAKQLLHQLIQNNSTLPVVVLANKQDLEGAYCITDIHDALALSDIGDERKMFLIGTHVAEDGSEISSSMKDAKELIAQLVLETQ, encoded by the exons aTGGGCACCCGCCTGCGGCCCGCCGCGCTGTGGGGGGCGGCGCTGGCCGTGGCGGGCGGCGCGGCTGTGGCGGCCTGGACCTGGGCCCGCCTGCGGAGAcgggccgcgccgcccgccgcccgctcgGCCGCCGCCGATCAG GGTAAAGGGCACAGCAAGCAGATACTGGTGCTCGGCCTGGATGGGGCTGGGAAGACCAGCGTTCTCCACTCCCTGGCAACTAACCGCGTCAAGCGCAGCGTGGCTCCCACCGAGGGCTTCAATGCCATCTGCGTCAACACCGAAGAGTCCCAGATGGAGTTCCTGGAGA TCGGGGGCAGTGAATCTCTTCGTTCATACTGGAAGATGTACTTGCCCAAAGTGCTGTTGCTAATCTATGTCGTGGACTCGGCCGATCACGCCCGACTGCCTGTGGCGAAACAGCTGCTTCATCAACTGATCCAGAACAACTCCACCCTGCCGGTGGTGGTTCTGGCCAACAAGCAG GACCTCGAAGGTGCATATTGCATCACTGATATCCATGATGCTCTGGCCCTGTCTGATATCGGGGATGAGAGGAAGATGTTCTTGATTGGTACCCACGTGGCAGAGGATGGCTCCGAGATCTCCTCCAGCATGAAGGATGCCAAGGAGCTGATAGCGCAGCTGGTTTTGGAAACACAGTGA
- the ARL9 gene encoding ADP-ribosylation factor-like protein 9 isoform X2: MYLPKVLLLIYVVDSADHARLPVAKQLLHQLIQNNSTLPVVVLANKQDLEGAYCITDIHDALALSDIGDERKMFLIGTHVAEDGSEISSSMKDAKELIAQLVLETQ; the protein is encoded by the exons ATGTACTTGCCCAAAGTGCTGTTGCTAATCTATGTCGTGGACTCGGCCGATCACGCCCGACTGCCTGTGGCGAAACAGCTGCTTCATCAACTGATCCAGAACAACTCCACCCTGCCGGTGGTGGTTCTGGCCAACAAGCAG GACCTCGAAGGTGCATATTGCATCACTGATATCCATGATGCTCTGGCCCTGTCTGATATCGGGGATGAGAGGAAGATGTTCTTGATTGGTACCCACGTGGCAGAGGATGGCTCCGAGATCTCCTCCAGCATGAAGGATGCCAAGGAGCTGATAGCGCAGCTGGTTTTGGAAACACAGTGA
- the SPMAP2L gene encoding sperm microtubule associated protein 2-like isoform X1 produces the protein MHSHKGWRQRHRGSRVRYGFECSSSFFMLCWFNCMCNGTFVLFCNFDRIQELAEPKKVACANDPRLVWGNQETIWTLSRHAVTAQPSPRTVALAKPKQDFGKHQCSCGQESMICERPPLVNFGFLSDRLLKLSEPKKYQAAYLQQRPRQSPEWPVSPAALSYKASPRILELARPKVLHPEFLYAREVPTQVTNVVAMARASSRLQRLAEPRVRKVTCCYELSFPESVIHPVRQHRPGPCTAGMLGRGEGTGTQWLAALCMAALPVLLPVSLMSLLPGLESRTRPPSRT, from the exons ATGCACTCTCACAAGGGATGGAGGCAAAGGCACAGGGGTTCGAGAGTGCGATATGGCTTTGAGTGCAGCAGTAGCTTCTTTATGCTTTGTTGGTTTAACTGTATGTGTAATGGCACATTTGTCCTTTTCTGCAATTTTGACAGGATACAGGAACTTGCAGAACCCAAGAAAGTAGCTTGTGCAAATGATCCCAG GCTTGTGTGGGGAAACCAAGAGACCATCTGGACCCTCTCGCGGCATGCTGTGACAGCTCAACCATCCCCAAGAACAGTGGCACTGGCCAAGCCCAAGCAGGATTTTGGCAAGCATCAGTGCAG CTGCGGACAGGAATCAATGATCTGTGAGCGTCCCCCACTAGTGAATTTTGGCTTCCTTTCTGATCGACTGCTGAAGTTGTCTGAACCTAAAAAATACCAGGCTGCTTACCTGCAGCAAAG ACCTCGCCAGTCCCCTGAGTGGCCCGTGTCGCCAGCTGCACTGAGCTATAAGGCCTCCCCGCGGATCCTGGAGCTTGCCCGGCCAAAGGTGCTGCACCCAGAGTTCCTGTATGCCAGAGAG GTGCCAACACAGGTTACAAATGTCGTGGCCATGGCGAGAGCATCCTCGCGGTTACAGCGTCTCGCAGAGCCCCGGGTCAGGAAGGTGACCTGCTGCTATGAGCTCAGCTTTCCTGAATCTGTCATCCATCCGGTAAGGCAGCATCGCCCAGGACCGTGCACGGCAGGgatgctgggcagaggggagggcaCGGGTACTCAGTGGCTGGCGGCTCTCtgcatggcagccctgcctgtgctgctgcctgtgagCTTGATGTCGCTGCTTCCTG